A region of Salinibacter sp. 10B DNA encodes the following proteins:
- a CDS encoding OstA-like protein, whose protein sequence is MMSIPTITFGIVRRGRGSVAVLLAVLCLASFGGKSVHAQVADSAAVDSLPDDSVTAPPAAPPDSVRSQDVGAGEQRDTYDVSADSLSTIQRDGERLQELLDNVFVKDDTTRLRSNFALRYLERDEVLFTGDVVIYERGDTLRADTVRYNKQTKVGHARGHVRLTDGEVVVRAPRATYYTREKRSVFPDSVTLVDSSRVLRAQMGTYWSNEQRAEFRGHVRLTDPETYLESDSLTYFRDEDRSIAVGEVFLRREETNETEGRQQGTDSTAVVSADTTSRTYLFGDWVDNQEQRQYSRVEGRAVLVRVRMDSTGAPEDTLAVRAHQLEAIRTETYRRLIAVDSVRIWQSDLAAVADSAVYDRVLAAGEADSARAPAPLPDSDPTPPTPEQTYASVLDSLVAETEPPALAGPVAVSKGETKMQSPPVDSTVAASRDVQVSPPDAGGRASRSQVQDPSSRAPDQGRPSSSRTRHGARVWDRPAPRSEEDTPLEETRLFQAPVTWFEQAQVWGDSIRVRAHERSLDTVFVRGAAFAAQQDTTIDRIQQLKGKDITAFFRRDSLRRIQAEPNAQAIRFLTTEQGALKGAAKASGDRIVLRFRENSVKRVSVIGGVESSYYRSPDDIPNPFQLSGFQWTPDRKPTKQGLLRTPRIRERLGLDTQSRPPLDRRRRAAGPPGPPQEGAASSSKADEEVEPGRGTGASDGLYRPDSLQRPARRPEAADTTATSSEPDSE, encoded by the coding sequence ATGATGAGTATCCCAACGATCACATTTGGGATTGTGAGGAGGGGGCGGGGGAGTGTTGCGGTGCTCCTGGCGGTGCTTTGCTTGGCGAGTTTCGGCGGCAAAAGTGTCCATGCGCAGGTAGCAGACTCCGCGGCGGTTGATAGTCTCCCTGACGACTCCGTTACCGCACCGCCGGCTGCCCCGCCCGATTCGGTCCGGTCGCAAGACGTCGGGGCTGGCGAGCAACGAGATACGTACGACGTGAGTGCCGATTCGCTCAGTACGATTCAACGCGATGGCGAGCGTCTTCAGGAGCTTTTGGACAACGTGTTTGTCAAGGACGACACGACGCGCCTCCGGTCCAACTTTGCCCTGCGATACCTGGAGCGAGACGAGGTGCTCTTTACGGGGGACGTGGTGATCTACGAGCGTGGAGATACGCTTCGGGCCGATACGGTACGGTATAACAAACAAACTAAGGTGGGCCATGCGCGGGGCCACGTCCGCCTCACCGATGGAGAAGTGGTGGTGCGGGCACCTCGGGCCACCTACTATACCAGGGAAAAACGCTCGGTCTTTCCCGACAGCGTGACCCTCGTTGACAGCAGTCGCGTGCTCCGAGCCCAAATGGGAACCTACTGGTCCAATGAGCAGCGGGCAGAATTTCGAGGACATGTGCGTCTTACCGATCCGGAAACGTATCTGGAGTCCGACTCGCTGACATATTTCCGGGACGAAGACCGATCGATCGCTGTGGGGGAGGTGTTTCTGCGGCGTGAGGAAACGAACGAAACGGAGGGGCGACAGCAAGGGACGGACTCAACCGCTGTCGTTTCGGCCGACACGACGTCCCGGACGTATCTCTTTGGGGACTGGGTAGACAACCAGGAGCAGCGGCAGTATAGTCGGGTGGAAGGACGGGCCGTCCTCGTTCGGGTCCGAATGGATTCGACCGGCGCGCCTGAGGATACGCTGGCGGTACGAGCGCATCAACTGGAGGCCATCCGAACTGAGACCTACCGTCGCCTCATTGCCGTCGACTCGGTACGCATCTGGCAGTCTGACCTCGCGGCCGTGGCCGATTCCGCCGTGTACGATCGTGTATTGGCGGCCGGTGAGGCCGATTCGGCACGGGCCCCGGCGCCCCTGCCGGATTCTGACCCGACGCCCCCGACGCCGGAGCAGACCTACGCCAGTGTTTTGGACTCGCTGGTGGCTGAGACTGAGCCGCCCGCTCTCGCGGGGCCGGTGGCCGTCTCGAAGGGAGAGACTAAGATGCAGTCTCCTCCGGTCGATTCGACTGTTGCGGCGTCCCGAGACGTACAAGTCTCCCCGCCGGATGCGGGGGGGCGTGCATCGCGTTCTCAAGTGCAGGACCCGTCTTCGCGAGCGCCCGATCAGGGACGGCCTTCCTCGTCTCGCACTCGTCATGGTGCCCGCGTGTGGGATCGTCCTGCGCCTCGATCAGAGGAGGACACGCCGCTTGAGGAGACGCGTCTCTTCCAAGCGCCCGTGACCTGGTTCGAGCAGGCACAGGTGTGGGGAGATTCAATTCGGGTCCGGGCCCACGAGCGAAGCCTCGACACCGTGTTCGTACGGGGGGCGGCCTTTGCGGCTCAGCAAGACACCACGATCGATCGCATTCAACAACTTAAGGGAAAAGACATCACGGCGTTTTTCCGTCGCGACTCGCTTCGACGCATTCAGGCCGAGCCGAACGCGCAGGCAATTCGCTTCCTTACCACAGAGCAGGGTGCACTGAAAGGGGCGGCGAAGGCATCGGGTGATCGAATTGTCCTCCGATTTCGGGAGAACAGCGTGAAGCGCGTCAGTGTAATCGGAGGTGTGGAGAGTTCGTACTACCGTAGCCCGGACGACATCCCGAATCCCTTTCAGCTTTCGGGCTTTCAGTGGACACCTGACCGAAAACCGACCAAACAAGGACTGCTCCGCACGCCGCGGATACGGGAGCGATTGGGCCTTGATACGCAGTCGCGCCCCCCGTTGGATCGGCGGCGCCGGGCGGCGGGACCACCGGGGCCACCGCAGGAAGGGGCCGCTTCGTCGTCCAAAGCTGATGAGGAAGTGGAGCCGGGCAGGGGGACGGGGGCGTCCGATGGTTTGTACCGCCCCGATTCGCTCCAGCGACCTGCACGTCGCCCGGAGGCCGCTGACACGACCGCGACTTCTTCCGAACCGGATTCAGAATAA
- a CDS encoding STAS domain-containing protein, which translates to MSFDVESLSSETVVVHMGEALDFRNADSFKSTFQAHVEDGVRNFILDFSETEVLDSTGLGSIFSLYREISPDDGKVAFADVSRPVQVVVQLTRTYKVFRQFPSVQAAKEALA; encoded by the coding sequence ATGAGCTTTGACGTGGAATCCCTCTCTTCCGAAACCGTCGTCGTCCACATGGGCGAGGCCCTCGATTTTCGGAACGCCGATAGTTTCAAATCTACTTTCCAAGCCCACGTCGAAGACGGCGTCCGCAACTTCATTCTCGATTTCTCGGAGACGGAGGTGCTCGACTCTACGGGACTGGGATCCATCTTTTCGCTCTACCGCGAGATTTCCCCGGATGACGGGAAGGTGGCATTTGCAGACGTCTCTCGGCCGGTCCAGGTCGTCGTGCAACTGACCCGCACCTACAAGGTTTTTCGCCAGTTCCCGTCGGTCCAGGCCGCCAAAGAGGCTCTAGCGTGA
- a CDS encoding fused response regulator/phosphatase, translating into MAEHAILIVEDDSTVRELLKYRLGKHYEVFTATNGEEALQEIDDRIPDLIISDIMMPKMDGFALQSALQADKNTRVIPFIFLTARADEPARQEGARTGVDDYITKPFDMEQLLSRVERLLERVEMFQTQLDAEIGRDFSNRLLPDNVPSVEGYEFYFHSEAHEQGGGDLFDWSETDEGTYFLTIGDVMGKGLRAKFYAYSFLSYVRGTLHTLLQESSSPAAVMEHINDMLLEDEVLEDTFASFLLMHWDPAAHTVTYANAGHCRPVLLTENGPEIVEHSDLILGLEADASFSDATLSLAPNTALVAYTDGLMELPTTNGNMLGEDGVLEATATAYGSANPIDTLHETALEHSSEDSFQDDLLVVWLQRAK; encoded by the coding sequence ATGGCTGAGCATGCTATTTTAATCGTCGAGGACGACAGCACCGTCCGAGAGCTGTTGAAATACCGCCTCGGCAAGCACTATGAGGTCTTTACGGCCACGAACGGGGAAGAGGCTCTGCAGGAAATCGACGATCGAATCCCCGACCTCATCATCTCGGACATCATGATGCCGAAGATGGATGGGTTTGCCCTTCAATCGGCGCTCCAGGCCGACAAAAACACGCGCGTGATTCCGTTTATTTTCCTGACGGCGCGGGCGGATGAACCGGCCCGTCAGGAAGGGGCGCGCACTGGGGTCGACGATTACATTACAAAGCCGTTCGACATGGAGCAGCTCCTGTCCCGGGTCGAACGCCTCCTGGAGCGGGTGGAGATGTTTCAAACGCAGCTCGACGCCGAAATCGGACGAGACTTTTCCAACCGCCTTCTCCCTGATAACGTCCCGTCTGTCGAAGGCTACGAATTCTACTTTCACTCCGAGGCCCACGAGCAAGGCGGCGGGGATCTCTTCGACTGGAGCGAAACGGACGAGGGAACTTACTTCTTAACGATCGGGGACGTGATGGGCAAAGGCCTTCGGGCAAAGTTTTACGCCTACAGCTTTCTCAGCTACGTACGCGGCACCCTCCACACGCTTCTTCAGGAGTCCTCTTCCCCTGCCGCGGTCATGGAGCACATCAACGATATGCTTCTGGAGGACGAGGTCCTGGAAGATACGTTCGCCTCCTTCCTCCTCATGCACTGGGATCCAGCGGCCCACACGGTCACCTACGCCAATGCGGGCCACTGCCGACCCGTGCTGCTTACTGAGAACGGCCCCGAGATCGTGGAGCATAGCGACCTGATTCTCGGACTCGAAGCCGATGCCTCTTTTTCGGATGCGACCCTTAGCCTCGCTCCCAATACGGCCCTCGTGGCTTATACCGACGGCCTCATGGAACTCCCGACCACGAACGGCAACATGCTGGGGGAAGATGGCGTCCTGGAGGCAACGGCCACCGCATACGGAAGTGCCAATCCCATCGATACTCTCCATGAGACCGCCCTTGAGCACAGCAGCGAAGACTCGTTTCAAGACGATCTCCTCGTCGTGTGGCTCCAGCGAGCGAAATAG
- a CDS encoding 1,4-dihydroxy-2-naphthoate polyprenyltransferase — MWESLRVWILAARPKTLAASLAPVLVGTAMAIEAGGGHWLAASLTVCSAALIQIGVNYHNDYTDYLQGADTEDRTGPMRVTQAGLATPEAMRRATVAVFVAAVAAGGYLIYRGGLPILIIGMASIGTAFWYTAGPYSLAALGLADLAVFVFFGPVAVAGTYYVQVLSCSPEVIVAGAGPGLFSVGILLVNNVRDAPNDREAGKRTLVVRLGRGVGRILYGGCLLGAVLLPVGLSVWTGGHWWSLLTLGLIPFAVGAARTMLRATDPDALNALLATTGQLLALWAVLFSLGWNL, encoded by the coding sequence ATGTGGGAGTCACTTCGAGTCTGGATTCTGGCTGCTCGTCCCAAGACGCTGGCGGCTTCATTGGCGCCAGTCCTTGTGGGAACGGCGATGGCGATAGAAGCCGGAGGCGGGCATTGGCTGGCCGCGAGTCTCACGGTGTGCAGTGCCGCTCTCATTCAGATTGGCGTCAACTACCATAACGACTACACCGACTATTTGCAGGGCGCCGATACGGAGGACCGAACGGGACCGATGCGCGTGACGCAGGCCGGACTTGCGACCCCGGAGGCGATGCGACGCGCCACCGTGGCGGTTTTTGTCGCCGCCGTTGCGGCCGGGGGGTATCTCATTTATCGGGGAGGACTCCCCATTCTCATCATTGGAATGGCCTCGATCGGGACGGCCTTTTGGTATACAGCCGGGCCGTACTCCCTTGCTGCGCTTGGGCTGGCCGACCTTGCCGTCTTCGTCTTTTTTGGGCCTGTGGCGGTAGCAGGAACCTACTACGTGCAAGTTCTCTCGTGCTCGCCCGAGGTGATTGTTGCCGGGGCTGGTCCGGGCCTCTTTTCGGTCGGCATCCTGCTGGTAAACAATGTACGGGATGCGCCTAATGATCGCGAAGCAGGAAAACGGACCCTCGTTGTGCGACTCGGCCGCGGGGTTGGGCGGATATTGTACGGGGGATGTCTTCTCGGCGCCGTTCTCCTGCCGGTTGGGTTGTCGGTCTGGACGGGGGGACACTGGTGGAGTCTGTTGACCCTCGGCCTCATTCCGTTTGCGGTGGGGGCGGCCCGGACGATGCTACGGGCCACGGATCCGGACGCTCTGAATGCGCTACTGGCGACGACCGGACAACTTCTGGCCCTCTGGGCCGTGCTGTTTTCTCTTGGGTGGAATCTTTAA
- the menE gene encoding o-succinylbenzoate--CoA ligase, translating to MIPVFRHAQAHPDVPALLTSKKRWTYGGLGSVIAKTIPQLSTHNIEKGTRVGLRLPNKTSMIVLLWSLWQKGAVAVPISTRVPAEAAVQRAQQVGCSVLITSGDQIDAGSSDLAVFSPEAFVQREGAQQATTPAREGSDDRPATILFTSGSTGKPKAALHTWANHRFSAKGSNANLPVRRGDRWLLSLPLYHVGGLAILIRCALAGGAVALPRDEPPLHESLRAMEATHVSLVATQLRRILEATRGAPPSSLRGVLLGGGPIPDALLRRGHDRGWPLLTSYGCTEMASQVTTTAPGDPQADLFTAGRRLPHRRLRIVDEEIQVAGAPLFQGYVTEDGIEAPFTDDGWYQTGDRGQIDASGRVHVRGRLDRMFVSGGENIQPEEVESTLERLGEVERAVVVPVPDEEYGQRPVAFVRLADGGTISDLEVQLRRSLPGFKIPDAFHSLPQSIETNGLKIDRSALRERARKLRDSGVGRGQ from the coding sequence ATGATTCCGGTTTTTCGGCATGCCCAGGCACATCCCGATGTGCCCGCCCTTTTGACATCGAAGAAGCGGTGGACCTACGGCGGTCTTGGTTCCGTTATTGCAAAAACAATTCCCCAACTATCGACCCACAACATTGAGAAGGGGACCCGAGTCGGTCTCCGGCTTCCGAACAAAACGTCTATGATCGTTCTGCTGTGGTCGTTGTGGCAGAAAGGAGCGGTTGCCGTGCCAATCAGCACCCGCGTGCCGGCCGAAGCAGCCGTACAACGAGCGCAACAGGTGGGGTGCTCCGTCCTCATTACGTCAGGGGACCAGATTGACGCCGGCTCGTCCGATCTTGCTGTGTTCTCCCCGGAGGCGTTCGTGCAGAGGGAGGGAGCGCAGCAGGCGACGACCCCGGCTCGGGAGGGGTCCGACGATCGGCCTGCCACCATTCTCTTTACGTCTGGCAGTACCGGGAAGCCGAAAGCAGCCCTTCACACCTGGGCCAATCACCGGTTCAGTGCAAAGGGATCGAACGCAAATTTGCCAGTGCGGCGAGGCGACCGCTGGCTGCTGTCACTTCCGCTGTACCATGTCGGTGGTCTGGCCATTCTTATCCGCTGTGCCCTCGCCGGAGGGGCCGTCGCTCTTCCACGAGACGAACCACCGCTGCACGAGTCGCTTCGAGCAATGGAGGCGACACACGTTTCGCTGGTGGCGACTCAGCTCCGCCGCATACTAGAGGCTACGAGGGGAGCTCCCCCGTCGTCACTTCGGGGCGTTCTGCTGGGGGGCGGTCCAATCCCCGACGCACTCCTGCGTCGGGGGCATGACCGGGGGTGGCCGCTCCTGACCAGCTACGGATGCACGGAGATGGCCTCTCAGGTGACGACCACGGCTCCGGGCGATCCACAGGCCGATCTTTTCACGGCAGGTCGCCGGTTGCCCCATCGTCGCCTTCGCATTGTCGATGAGGAAATCCAGGTGGCAGGAGCGCCCCTCTTTCAGGGCTACGTGACGGAAGACGGGATCGAGGCCCCCTTCACCGACGACGGCTGGTATCAGACGGGTGATCGGGGGCAAATCGATGCCAGTGGGCGAGTGCACGTACGTGGTCGCCTTGATCGGATGTTCGTGTCGGGGGGGGAAAACATCCAGCCGGAGGAGGTTGAATCTACTCTAGAGCGGCTCGGTGAAGTAGAGCGGGCCGTTGTGGTGCCGGTGCCGGATGAGGAGTATGGACAACGCCCGGTTGCATTTGTCCGCCTTGCGGACGGCGGGACAATTTCGGACCTTGAGGTCCAGTTGCGGCGGTCCCTTCCTGGATTCAAAATACCGGATGCATTTCATTCTCTCCCCCAATCGATCGAGACGAACGGGCTCAAAATTGACCGTTCGGCACTCCGAGAACGGGCACGCAAGTTGCGGGACTCTGGGGTAGGAAGGGGGCAGTAG
- the menC gene encoding o-succinylbenzoate synthase, with protein sequence MTTIATADCFRYALPLRTPLALGPRTLHERRGLLLRLESADGAVGWGEAAPLPGFSTETLDEATHHLRRRAEELSGVELMDSVIDDVLRRQAGDAEPPSVQFAVTSAIAELWADQQDTTVSAALGGGPQSVPINALIADDESTLSEVAEQYQAAGFQAVKLKVGRHSIEKDAARVRALSEVLGEAISLRLDANRAWTYEQAVAFAERIEDVPVEYIEEPLEQADRLSAFVDATGMPVAIDETTREGGPGMLDELEEVAAVVLKPMLLGGIRLVRRWSIHALNAGATPVFSAAYESGVGTRMLVALAAVFSEVPAGLSTYSRLETDVLSPRLSMDTAEVSVEAGFASTVMSTRLQPIEAVE encoded by the coding sequence ATGACGACCATAGCTACTGCGGATTGCTTTCGGTATGCACTGCCGCTGAGGACTCCTCTCGCGTTGGGGCCCCGCACGCTGCACGAGCGGCGGGGCCTGTTACTGCGCCTGGAGAGCGCGGACGGAGCGGTCGGGTGGGGAGAAGCGGCTCCACTGCCCGGCTTCAGTACGGAGACGCTGGACGAGGCGACGCACCACCTTCGTCGACGGGCTGAAGAACTTTCCGGGGTGGAGTTGATGGATTCGGTGATTGACGACGTGCTTCGCCGACAGGCGGGAGATGCAGAGCCGCCCTCTGTTCAGTTTGCGGTGACGAGCGCGATTGCTGAGTTGTGGGCGGATCAGCAGGACACAACAGTTTCGGCAGCGCTGGGTGGGGGCCCACAGTCGGTCCCGATCAATGCATTGATCGCCGATGATGAGTCGACCCTCTCCGAGGTCGCCGAGCAGTATCAAGCGGCCGGATTTCAGGCGGTAAAACTAAAGGTGGGACGGCATTCTATTGAGAAGGATGCAGCCCGTGTGCGGGCGCTTTCAGAGGTCCTTGGAGAAGCGATTTCGTTGCGCTTGGACGCCAATCGGGCCTGGACCTACGAGCAGGCGGTGGCCTTTGCGGAGCGCATCGAGGACGTACCGGTGGAGTATATCGAAGAGCCGCTGGAACAGGCAGATCGGCTTTCGGCGTTCGTAGATGCGACGGGGATGCCAGTGGCGATTGACGAAACCACGCGGGAGGGAGGACCGGGGATGCTCGACGAACTGGAGGAGGTTGCTGCCGTCGTCCTCAAGCCCATGCTGCTGGGGGGGATCCGCCTTGTGCGACGCTGGAGTATTCATGCCCTGAATGCCGGCGCCACCCCGGTCTTCAGTGCCGCGTATGAGTCGGGGGTAGGCACGCGCATGCTAGTAGCGTTAGCGGCCGTCTTTTCGGAGGTCCCTGCAGGATTGTCCACGTACTCCCGATTGGAAACGGATGTGCTCTCCCCCCGTCTGTCGATGGATACGGCAGAGGTCTCGGTCGAGGCGGGATTTGCGTCGACGGTCATGAGTACACGTCTTCAGCCAATAGAGGCAGTTGAATAG
- the lptB gene encoding LPS export ABC transporter ATP-binding protein has translation MSSNSTTESRDDSEPPLTLSARGLTKRYDKRAVVDDVSLEVRQGEIVGLLGPNGAGKTTTFHMIVGMTRPNEGRILLGDDDITRLPMYKRARRGIGYLAQETSVFRELTVEDNLHAVLEFQPISDEEREARVESLIEEFGLDRVRSSKGYSLSGGERRRTEIARALATQPRFFLLDEPFAGVDPIAVEDIQQIVADLQTRGIGVLITDHNVHETLAITDRAYLLYEGQILKQGTAEELADDPEVRKRYLGEKFSLDRY, from the coding sequence ATGTCGTCGAACTCAACAACCGAATCACGGGACGATTCCGAGCCTCCCTTGACGTTGTCGGCGCGCGGCCTCACCAAGCGCTACGACAAGCGGGCGGTGGTGGACGACGTCAGCCTGGAGGTGAGGCAGGGAGAAATCGTTGGCCTGCTGGGACCCAATGGCGCTGGCAAGACTACCACCTTTCACATGATTGTGGGCATGACTCGTCCAAACGAGGGGCGCATTCTCCTGGGGGATGATGACATTACGCGCCTGCCGATGTACAAGCGGGCACGCCGGGGTATTGGATACCTGGCCCAAGAGACCTCGGTCTTTCGCGAGCTGACTGTGGAGGACAATCTCCACGCAGTGCTCGAATTTCAACCCATCAGTGATGAAGAGCGAGAGGCCCGCGTCGAGTCGCTTATTGAGGAGTTCGGGCTGGACCGGGTGCGGTCGTCGAAAGGCTACTCGTTGTCTGGGGGAGAGCGACGTCGCACCGAAATTGCTCGGGCGCTGGCGACACAGCCTCGGTTCTTTCTTCTGGATGAACCCTTTGCTGGGGTGGATCCCATTGCAGTGGAAGACATTCAGCAGATCGTTGCGGATCTTCAAACACGGGGAATCGGGGTATTGATTACCGATCACAACGTGCACGAGACTCTCGCCATTACGGATCGGGCCTACCTGCTGTATGAGGGGCAAATCTTGAAGCAGGGCACGGCCGAAGAGTTGGCGGACGACCCCGAGGTTCGGAAGCGGTACCTGGGAGAGAAGTTTTCTCTGGATCGGTACTAG
- the lptC gene encoding LPS export ABC transporter periplasmic protein LptC: METRGWASLLGTCALLLGGVAGAGAVSGCEFRARTETPPLSPDSAQAGTPSQITRDARFMLRKGGQPRAMIRAEHMEQYQTADSTYSVWRGRSDSARVHSYVFDAAGDSSATIIADSVVFFSQEGRFEAYGNVRVRTDDNRRLESEHLTWNQIDRTIRTRRFVHITTPTEEVRGNGLVADEDLETYQIGRFQAEVEIEDEDPSEK, encoded by the coding sequence ATGGAAACCAGGGGATGGGCTTCTTTGCTCGGCACGTGTGCGCTCCTTCTCGGGGGGGTTGCGGGAGCTGGTGCGGTGAGTGGGTGTGAGTTTCGGGCGCGCACAGAGACGCCGCCGTTGTCTCCCGATTCGGCACAGGCTGGAACTCCGTCGCAGATCACCCGAGATGCCCGATTTATGTTGAGAAAGGGGGGGCAGCCACGCGCCATGATCCGTGCTGAGCACATGGAACAGTATCAGACCGCAGATAGCACCTATTCGGTCTGGCGGGGCCGCAGTGACTCTGCCCGTGTACACTCGTACGTGTTCGATGCGGCAGGAGACTCCTCAGCCACCATCATTGCTGATAGCGTCGTCTTTTTCAGTCAGGAAGGGCGCTTTGAGGCTTATGGGAACGTCCGGGTTCGCACAGATGACAACCGACGACTGGAGAGTGAGCATCTGACGTGGAACCAGATCGATCGGACGATCCGGACGCGTCGCTTCGTACACATTACTACGCCGACCGAAGAAGTCCGGGGCAATGGACTGGTTGCCGATGAGGATTTGGAGACGTACCAGATCGGCCGGTTTCAGGCTGAAGTGGAGATTGAGGACGAAGACCCATCGGAAAAGTAA
- a CDS encoding ATP-binding protein, with product MSTLAKEYTDLDRALDEVRSVLKEWYNEQAPSSSPSSETLRYTQLVLHEWIANLLQHGDFGHRTPAIEIRLKTENRHVACAVIDNSTGFDFDERLPSRDEVMDELPERGMGLRIINACTDTVSYLPTDSGYYRFEFSIPADHDPWLSMLF from the coding sequence ATGAGTACGCTTGCAAAAGAATATACCGACCTGGACCGCGCACTGGACGAGGTACGCTCAGTGCTGAAAGAGTGGTATAACGAGCAGGCTCCCTCGTCCTCTCCGTCCAGTGAGACCCTCCGCTATACCCAACTCGTACTGCATGAATGGATCGCAAATCTCCTACAACACGGGGATTTTGGGCACCGCACCCCCGCTATCGAAATTCGCCTTAAGACCGAAAACCGGCACGTCGCTTGTGCTGTTATCGATAACTCGACGGGCTTTGACTTCGACGAGCGACTGCCCTCCCGGGATGAGGTGATGGACGAACTCCCGGAACGCGGGATGGGCCTCCGAATCATCAACGCCTGCACGGACACCGTTTCCTACCTCCCTACAGACTCGGGGTACTATCGCTTTGAGTTCTCCATTCCTGCCGACCACGATCCATGGCTGAGCATGCTATTTTAA
- a CDS encoding GNAT family protein — protein sequence MSTPLPVQQVTPLTRDRVRFMPLRMDNIHTHFRWNNDAELNRLDSELPYEEESFGTFKARFERLCTESSRSHRHFEIHDRVEEELIGVAYATQISEHNRHALVGITIGERAYWGQGYGKESLRLLLEYCFEALELHRVSAETFEYNTTWRDLVKGLGFQKEGTARDYLYRDEEYWDKELFGLLEHEYESRFDSTSEGRSREATV from the coding sequence ATGAGTACTCCACTTCCGGTTCAGCAAGTGACGCCTCTCACACGAGATCGAGTCCGGTTCATGCCGCTGCGCATGGACAATATCCACACCCACTTTCGGTGGAATAATGATGCGGAGCTCAACCGCCTCGACAGTGAATTGCCGTATGAAGAGGAGTCCTTTGGGACGTTCAAGGCGCGGTTCGAGCGCCTCTGCACAGAGTCCTCCCGCAGCCACCGCCACTTCGAGATTCACGACCGGGTGGAAGAGGAGTTGATCGGGGTGGCGTACGCGACCCAAATCAGTGAGCACAATCGCCATGCCCTGGTGGGCATCACGATTGGGGAACGGGCGTACTGGGGGCAGGGGTACGGCAAGGAGTCTCTTCGCCTCCTTCTGGAATACTGCTTTGAAGCCCTAGAGCTTCACCGCGTAAGTGCGGAGACGTTTGAGTACAACACGACGTGGCGCGATTTGGTGAAGGGACTGGGCTTTCAGAAAGAGGGGACTGCTCGCGATTACCTGTATCGTGATGAGGAGTATTGGGACAAAGAGCTTTTCGGCCTTCTGGAGCACGAATACGAGAGTCGTTTTGACTCCACCTCCGAGGGACGATCCCGAGAAGCCACGGTGTAG